One window from the genome of Hyalangium ruber encodes:
- a CDS encoding TadE/TadG family type IV pilus assembly protein, producing MASRNQRSSRGQSGQAAVEAALTLPLTVFLVLGTIQLFMMLQGRIMAEYAAFEAVRAGSRHHGDCEKMMHAGLAALLPNVVTYLGSGTSGGSPAEKLASAWRERINGGNPRFVAMDSTQSTLGGSSLAGESIFWLAREQPTNVPDPEDRNFDAPVDGGGGMRLEVRLIYWFPLRIPFADWVMTRMFMAHFGLQDYNAVNPLMPAQRNAGWTAGNSAPTLDSQIRSKYQSMASAQKYVFPIQATYGMRMMTPAKSRFFQRQNCGETPEGL from the coding sequence ATGGCTTCCAGGAATCAGAGATCGTCCCGTGGGCAGTCCGGACAGGCGGCGGTAGAGGCGGCGCTGACGCTGCCGCTCACCGTGTTCCTCGTCCTTGGAACGATACAGCTCTTCATGATGCTGCAGGGTCGCATCATGGCCGAGTACGCCGCCTTCGAGGCGGTGCGCGCCGGCAGCCGCCACCACGGCGACTGCGAGAAGATGATGCATGCGGGCCTCGCGGCGCTGCTGCCCAACGTGGTGACGTATCTGGGTAGCGGCACCTCGGGTGGCAGCCCCGCCGAGAAGCTGGCGTCCGCGTGGCGCGAGCGCATCAACGGCGGCAACCCCCGCTTCGTCGCCATGGACAGCACCCAGAGCACCCTGGGCGGCTCGAGCCTGGCCGGCGAGAGCATCTTCTGGCTGGCGCGCGAGCAGCCCACCAACGTGCCGGACCCCGAGGACCGCAACTTCGACGCCCCCGTCGATGGCGGCGGTGGCATGCGCCTGGAGGTGCGGCTGATCTACTGGTTCCCGCTGCGGATTCCCTTCGCGGACTGGGTGATGACGCGCATGTTCATGGCCCACTTCGGCCTGCAGGACTACAACGCCGTCAACCCACTGATGCCGGCGCAGCGGAACGCGGGCTGGACGGCTGGCAACTCGGCGCCGACGCTCGATTCGCAGATCCGCAGCAAGTACCAGAGCATGGCCAGCGCGCAGAAGTACGTCTTCCCCATCCAGGCCACCTACGGCATGCGGATGATGACGCCGGCCAAGTCCCGTTTCTTCCAGCGGCAGAACTGCGGCGAAACCCCCGAGGGCCTGTGA
- a CDS encoding TadE/TadG family type IV pilus assembly protein, which yields MISRTNGHQRGESGQAAVEAALTLPLTVFLILGTLQLFLMLQGRIMAEYAAFEAVRAGSRHHGDCKRMMHATLAGLLPSVVPYLGNGTRGGTAAEKLALAWRQRIGDTEKPEPRYKPGVDGQHDGPIFWLAREQPLAESVPGPEDERFDAPGREEGGIRLEVRLIYWFPLKVPFADWVMSRMFLAHYGLRDYTAANPLMLAQKHAGWTAGRAVPGLDRKIRDEFVSRFDSRQYVFPIQATYGMRMMTPAQAQHFQQQNCGDMPQRL from the coding sequence ATGATTTCTCGGACGAACGGACACCAACGGGGGGAGTCCGGGCAGGCGGCCGTGGAGGCCGCGCTGACGCTACCTCTCACCGTCTTTCTCATCCTCGGCACGCTGCAGCTCTTCTTGATGCTGCAGGGCCGCATCATGGCCGAGTACGCCGCCTTCGAAGCAGTGCGGGCCGGCAGTCGCCACCACGGCGACTGCAAGCGGATGATGCACGCGACCCTGGCGGGGTTGCTGCCCAGCGTCGTGCCCTACCTGGGCAATGGGACGCGAGGGGGCACCGCTGCGGAGAAGCTGGCGCTGGCCTGGCGTCAGCGGATCGGCGACACGGAGAAGCCCGAGCCTCGCTACAAGCCCGGCGTGGATGGCCAGCATGACGGTCCCATCTTCTGGCTGGCGCGCGAGCAGCCCCTGGCCGAGAGCGTGCCGGGTCCAGAGGACGAGCGCTTCGATGCTCCCGGGCGGGAGGAGGGCGGCATCCGGTTGGAGGTGCGCCTCATCTACTGGTTCCCGCTGAAGGTGCCCTTCGCGGACTGGGTGATGAGCCGCATGTTCCTGGCGCACTACGGCCTGCGCGACTACACCGCCGCGAACCCGCTGATGCTGGCTCAGAAGCATGCGGGCTGGACGGCGGGTAGGGCGGTTCCGGGACTGGATCGGAAGATCCGCGACGAGTTCGTGAGCCGCTTCGACTCGCGCCAGTACGTCTTCCCCATCCAGGCCACCTACGGCATGCGGATGATGACGCCCGCCCAGGCCCAGCACTTCCAGCAACAGAACTGCGGCGACATGCCGCAGCGCCTGTGA
- the ileS gene encoding isoleucine--tRNA ligase, protein MSDAGSPPKDYKDTLNLPRTEFPIKGNLARLEPRMLEWWAERGIWKKLLEKNASAEPFVLADGPPYANGHLHAGHALNKVLKDIVVKSRNLSGRRCDFIPGWDTHGLPIEQAVEKRLKEQKVDKRTLSRDAFLERCRAYALEFVDIQRAEFQRLGVFGTWEAPYRTLDSAYEAQELRELAAFARRGMLYRRKKPVYWCVHDQTALAEAEVEYEEHQSPSVYVAFPAGPELSERFPALRGREVFFVIWTTTPWTLPANLAIAAHRDFEYVFYDLGGRVICVAKQLLAQVLAEVKADELVLKNAKLPGGDVETVGFDDIRRILAYASGEDLEHLSYRHPFLERTGKVVLGEHVTLEAGTGLVHTAPGHGQEDYEVGLKYGLDIYNSVRGDGRYDDTVGEGLRGLRVFEANPVIIDLLAERGALLNAKTDTVKHSYPHCWRCRNPIILSATYQWFIPLDKPLQGEKTFREQVLAEVDTVRWVPGWGHSRIRGMLEGRPDWCISRQRTWGVPIPIAYCEQCQEAVVSPEVMERVAAAVEKEGVGAWYRTPVEEFLGAGGRCIKCGGGQFRRETDILDVWFDSACMFSAVLEKRQRIPADLFLEGSDQHRGWFHSSMLVSVGTRDKSPYRACLTHGFVVDGQGEKMSKSKGNVIAPEKIIQQYGAEVLRLWVAASDYRNDVRLSDQILQGLSQGYAKIRNTLRYALGNLYDFEPARDAVPDSELLPLDLWARGRLAEVVERVRRAYEDYEFHLVYATVVDFCAADLSAVYFDILKDRLYTAKAGSKARRSAQTVLHEVASALLRLLAPVMSFTAEEAWQQLPGKAAESVFLSDFPSAGASLEPALAERYGKLFALRSAVQGVLEVARREKLIGASLEARVVLTASGAAREFLQAHREELPMMFIVSQVELADQPGPKAQPLSLAQAFGEGVTVTAEVLRARGEKCPRCWVYSETVSSDHGVCPKCHEALGA, encoded by the coding sequence ATGAGTGACGCAGGCTCGCCTCCCAAGGACTACAAGGACACGCTGAACCTGCCGCGCACGGAGTTCCCCATCAAGGGGAACCTCGCGCGGCTCGAGCCGCGGATGCTCGAGTGGTGGGCCGAGCGTGGCATCTGGAAGAAGCTCCTGGAGAAGAACGCGAGCGCCGAGCCGTTCGTGTTGGCCGACGGGCCTCCGTACGCCAATGGCCACCTGCACGCCGGGCACGCGCTCAACAAGGTGCTCAAGGACATCGTGGTGAAGTCGCGGAACCTCTCGGGGCGCCGGTGCGACTTCATCCCCGGCTGGGACACGCACGGCCTGCCCATCGAGCAGGCGGTGGAGAAGCGGCTCAAGGAGCAGAAGGTCGACAAGCGCACCCTGTCGCGCGACGCGTTCCTGGAGCGCTGCCGCGCCTACGCGTTGGAGTTCGTCGACATCCAGCGGGCCGAGTTCCAGCGGCTGGGCGTCTTCGGGACCTGGGAGGCGCCGTACCGGACGCTGGACTCCGCGTACGAGGCGCAGGAGCTGCGCGAGCTGGCGGCGTTCGCACGGCGGGGCATGCTCTACCGGCGCAAGAAGCCAGTGTACTGGTGCGTCCACGACCAGACGGCGCTGGCCGAGGCGGAGGTGGAGTACGAGGAGCACCAGAGCCCCTCGGTGTACGTGGCCTTCCCGGCGGGGCCGGAGCTCTCCGAGCGGTTCCCGGCGCTGCGCGGGCGCGAGGTCTTCTTCGTCATCTGGACCACGACGCCGTGGACGTTGCCCGCCAACCTGGCCATCGCGGCCCACCGGGACTTCGAGTACGTCTTCTATGACCTGGGCGGGCGCGTCATCTGCGTGGCCAAGCAGCTCTTGGCCCAGGTGCTGGCGGAGGTGAAGGCGGACGAGCTGGTGCTCAAGAACGCGAAGCTGCCGGGCGGCGACGTGGAGACGGTGGGGTTCGATGACATCCGGAGGATCCTCGCCTACGCCAGCGGCGAGGACCTGGAGCACCTGAGCTACCGCCACCCCTTCCTGGAGCGCACGGGCAAGGTGGTGCTGGGCGAGCACGTGACGCTGGAGGCGGGCACGGGGCTGGTCCACACGGCGCCGGGTCACGGTCAGGAGGACTATGAGGTCGGCCTGAAGTACGGGCTGGACATCTACAACTCGGTGCGCGGAGACGGGCGCTACGACGACACGGTAGGCGAGGGGCTGCGCGGCCTGCGGGTGTTCGAGGCCAACCCGGTCATCATCGACCTGCTGGCGGAGCGAGGTGCGCTGCTCAACGCGAAGACGGACACGGTGAAGCACAGCTATCCGCACTGCTGGCGCTGCCGAAACCCCATCATCCTCTCGGCGACGTACCAGTGGTTCATCCCGCTGGACAAGCCGCTGCAGGGCGAGAAGACCTTCCGCGAGCAGGTGCTCGCCGAGGTGGACACGGTGCGCTGGGTGCCCGGGTGGGGACACAGCCGCATCCGCGGAATGTTGGAGGGGCGTCCGGACTGGTGCATCAGCCGGCAGCGCACCTGGGGCGTGCCCATCCCCATCGCCTACTGCGAGCAGTGCCAGGAAGCCGTCGTCTCCCCGGAGGTGATGGAGCGCGTGGCGGCGGCGGTGGAGAAGGAGGGCGTGGGTGCCTGGTATCGCACGCCCGTGGAGGAGTTCCTGGGCGCGGGCGGGCGCTGCATCAAGTGCGGCGGCGGCCAGTTCCGGCGCGAGACGGACATCCTGGACGTGTGGTTCGACTCGGCGTGCATGTTCTCGGCGGTGCTGGAGAAGCGGCAGCGCATCCCCGCCGACCTGTTCCTGGAGGGCAGCGACCAGCACCGGGGCTGGTTCCACTCGTCCATGCTGGTGTCGGTGGGCACGCGGGACAAATCGCCCTACCGGGCCTGTCTCACCCACGGCTTCGTGGTGGACGGGCAGGGCGAGAAGATGTCCAAGAGCAAGGGCAACGTCATCGCCCCGGAGAAGATCATCCAGCAGTACGGCGCCGAGGTGCTGCGGCTGTGGGTGGCCGCCAGCGACTACCGCAACGACGTGCGGCTGTCGGATCAGATCCTCCAGGGGCTGAGCCAGGGCTACGCGAAGATCCGCAACACGCTGCGCTATGCGCTGGGCAACCTCTACGACTTCGAGCCGGCGAGGGACGCGGTGCCGGACTCCGAGCTGCTGCCTTTGGACCTGTGGGCACGCGGGCGGCTGGCGGAGGTGGTGGAGCGGGTGCGCCGGGCGTACGAGGACTATGAGTTCCACCTTGTCTACGCCACGGTGGTGGACTTCTGCGCGGCGGATTTGTCGGCGGTGTACTTCGACATCCTGAAGGACCGGCTCTACACGGCGAAGGCGGGCAGCAAGGCGCGGCGCAGCGCCCAGACCGTGCTGCACGAGGTGGCCTCCGCGCTGCTGCGCCTGCTGGCGCCGGTGATGAGCTTCACGGCGGAGGAGGCCTGGCAGCAGCTTCCTGGCAAGGCGGCCGAGAGCGTCTTCCTGTCGGACTTTCCGAGCGCCGGGGCTTCGTTGGAGCCCGCGCTGGCGGAGCGATACGGCAAGCTCTTCGCGCTCCGGAGCGCCGTGCAGGGCGTGCTGGAGGTGGCTCGGCGCGAGAAGCTCATCGGCGCCTCGTTGGAGGCGCGGGTGGTGCTGACAGCGAGCGGCGCGGCGCGGGAGTTCCTCCAGGCGCATCGGGAGGAGCTGCCGATGATGTTCATCGTGAGCCAGGTGGAGCTGGCGGATCAGCCGGGGCCCAAGGCCCAGCCGCTCTCCCTGGCCCAGGCGTTCGGCGAGGGCGTGACGGTGACGGCGGAGGTGCTGCGCGCCCGGGGTGAGAAGTGCCCGCGCTGCTGGGTCTACTCGGAGACAGTGAGCTCGGACCACGGGGTGTGTCCCAAGTGCCACGAGGCGCTCGGGGCCTGA
- a CDS encoding pilus assembly protein, protein MQDRTHRGQTLVLFALTLLLLTLMVCVTLSIGVKAKEKMELETAADTAAYSQAVATARAFNSIALMNRALMSHMVAMTGVESLISWSGYYRASLHAAKTAYETPKDGYKAIAAASCPCAPKSSRCARLCRCSRQAIQDINNTQDRLMRADDRAEQVFRVWDARAGEEALSLQLSSIHEDQLETFAGLKVAMDLSPRSERYAPIAPAIAGDIGAEVSALQASATVNGRELGNDCKGPGAVCQRRDADKKSHFVWASTGARGHAFVTGREGGAALIRRKVIQSMPANELVRLTDEGSGYFSGSKSHTGTVDGGAVYGDDHGQVTVVFRRARSPCPTFPPTTEEADAHVRSDDSKHNTDEHKWTGGEDPNRRRQMHTLGDCTKCPGVWPSHMDYNYSRVANTTDLFGQPKNYAVLQRDYTQRPPDPWNLFFRFRFNPSGEGTTFDNRALRLTDGTNISRAVALSSGIAYYHRVGADERWKEPPNFLNPFWRATLVGADVDQPRDVPDILSTLGATGTPARDVADALAKQGYQAW, encoded by the coding sequence ATGCAAGACCGCACGCACCGAGGCCAGACGCTCGTCCTCTTCGCGCTCACGCTGCTGCTGCTCACCCTGATGGTGTGCGTGACGCTGTCCATCGGAGTGAAGGCCAAGGAGAAGATGGAGCTGGAGACGGCGGCGGACACTGCCGCCTACTCGCAGGCGGTGGCCACCGCGCGCGCCTTCAACAGCATCGCACTGATGAACCGCGCGCTGATGAGCCACATGGTGGCCATGACGGGCGTGGAGAGCCTCATCTCCTGGAGCGGCTACTACCGCGCCAGCCTCCATGCGGCGAAGACTGCCTATGAAACTCCCAAGGACGGATACAAAGCCATCGCCGCGGCGAGCTGCCCTTGCGCGCCCAAGAGCTCCCGGTGCGCGAGGCTCTGTCGGTGCTCCAGGCAGGCCATCCAAGACATCAACAACACCCAGGATCGGCTCATGCGGGCGGATGACAGGGCGGAGCAGGTCTTCCGTGTCTGGGATGCGCGGGCGGGCGAGGAGGCCTTGAGCCTGCAGTTGTCCTCCATCCATGAGGACCAGCTGGAGACGTTCGCGGGCCTCAAGGTGGCGATGGATCTCAGCCCGCGGAGCGAGCGATATGCCCCCATTGCGCCCGCCATCGCCGGAGACATTGGGGCGGAGGTCTCGGCGCTCCAGGCCTCTGCCACCGTCAACGGCCGGGAGCTGGGCAATGACTGCAAAGGTCCGGGCGCGGTCTGCCAGCGGCGAGATGCCGACAAGAAGAGTCACTTCGTCTGGGCCTCCACGGGCGCGCGTGGCCATGCCTTCGTCACCGGGCGAGAAGGGGGAGCGGCCCTCATTCGCAGGAAGGTCATCCAGTCCATGCCCGCGAACGAGCTCGTCCGGCTGACCGATGAAGGCAGCGGCTACTTCTCCGGGAGCAAGAGCCATACCGGCACCGTGGATGGCGGGGCGGTCTACGGAGATGACCATGGCCAGGTGACCGTCGTCTTCCGCCGCGCGAGATCTCCGTGCCCGACGTTCCCTCCCACCACGGAGGAGGCGGATGCCCACGTGCGCAGCGATGACTCCAAGCACAACACCGACGAGCACAAGTGGACCGGGGGTGAAGACCCCAACCGCCGCCGGCAGATGCACACCCTGGGGGACTGCACCAAGTGCCCAGGCGTTTGGCCGTCGCACATGGACTACAACTACTCGCGGGTCGCGAACACCACGGACCTGTTCGGGCAGCCGAAGAACTACGCCGTCCTCCAGCGCGACTACACGCAGCGCCCGCCGGACCCGTGGAACCTCTTCTTCCGCTTCCGCTTCAATCCGTCGGGAGAGGGCACCACGTTCGACAACCGGGCCCTGCGGCTCACGGATGGCACCAACATCTCCCGGGCCGTCGCGCTGTCTTCGGGCATCGCCTACTACCACCGCGTGGGCGCTGATGAGCGCTGGAAGGAGCCTCCCAACTTCCTCAACCCCTTCTGGCGCGCCACGCTCGTGGGCGCCGATGTGGATCAGCCGCGCGACGTTCCGGACATCCTCTCGACCCTCGGGGCCACCGGTACGCCGGCCCGGGATGTGGCCGACGCTCTGGCCAAGCAGGGGTACCAGGCATGGTGA
- a CDS encoding sigma 54-interacting transcriptional regulator — MSPHGPHPDDIGTNPGDVGVDLGSVPQAPSHTLVMDHRTTVKLHKCRLHVSSGPDEGRQLVTDKERLRVGAHPQNDLVLVEDRTASRHHFEIQYTERGYLLVDLNSTNGTFLDGRRIERAYLSPGSQIRAGSSTVTFSPIDEEVTIEPDREGELCGMVGQSVKMRQIFGLIKRIAPMDVSVIIQGETGTGKELVARAVHELSGRKKGPLVVLDCGAIPPNLIESELFGHEKGAFTGAVSARPGAFERAQGGTIFLDELGELRLDLQPKLLRVLENREVRRVGGNDVIEVDCRVIAATNRDLVKEIAAGAFREDLYFRLSVIHIHLPPLRQRRDDIPHILKGALAEPEVVERHGRKRFSPEALSMLMAYTWPGNVRELMNVLSHVLTFSEGEEILPTHLPPRVRGQAREGPLPFNEHLSFKDAKEQLLENFEREYITSVLARCEGNLSRAARESGLHRKSIERLVKKYQLDAKGMKPR, encoded by the coding sequence ATGAGCCCCCACGGACCGCACCCGGACGACATTGGCACCAACCCAGGAGACGTCGGCGTCGACCTGGGCAGCGTGCCGCAAGCCCCCAGCCACACGCTGGTGATGGACCACCGCACCACCGTCAAGCTGCACAAGTGCCGTCTGCACGTCTCGTCCGGCCCGGACGAGGGGCGCCAGCTCGTGACGGACAAGGAGCGGCTGCGCGTGGGCGCCCACCCGCAGAACGACCTGGTCCTCGTGGAGGACCGCACCGCCAGCCGCCACCACTTCGAGATTCAGTACACCGAGCGCGGCTACCTGCTGGTGGACCTCAACTCCACCAACGGCACCTTCCTGGATGGACGCCGGATTGAGCGGGCCTACCTCTCGCCCGGCTCGCAGATTCGCGCGGGCTCCAGCACCGTCACCTTCTCGCCCATCGACGAGGAGGTGACGATCGAACCCGACCGCGAAGGCGAGCTGTGCGGCATGGTGGGGCAGAGCGTGAAGATGCGGCAGATCTTCGGGCTCATCAAACGCATCGCCCCCATGGACGTGTCCGTCATCATTCAGGGCGAGACGGGCACGGGCAAGGAGCTGGTGGCGCGCGCGGTCCACGAGCTGTCGGGCCGCAAGAAGGGGCCGCTGGTGGTGCTCGACTGCGGCGCCATTCCGCCCAACCTCATCGAGAGCGAGCTGTTCGGCCACGAGAAGGGTGCCTTCACCGGCGCGGTGAGCGCCCGCCCCGGCGCCTTCGAGCGCGCGCAAGGCGGCACCATCTTCCTGGACGAGCTGGGCGAGCTGCGGCTGGACCTGCAGCCCAAGCTCCTGCGCGTGCTGGAGAACCGCGAGGTGCGGCGCGTCGGCGGCAACGACGTCATCGAAGTGGACTGCCGCGTCATCGCCGCCACCAACCGCGACCTGGTGAAGGAGATCGCCGCGGGCGCCTTCCGCGAGGACCTGTACTTCCGCCTCTCGGTCATCCACATCCACCTGCCGCCGCTGCGCCAGCGCCGCGATGACATCCCCCACATCCTCAAGGGCGCCCTGGCCGAGCCCGAGGTGGTGGAGCGCCACGGCCGCAAGCGCTTCTCCCCCGAGGCGCTGAGCATGCTCATGGCCTATACGTGGCCCGGCAACGTGCGCGAGCTGATGAACGTGCTCTCGCACGTGCTCACCTTCTCGGAAGGGGAGGAGATCCTCCCCACGCACCTGCCGCCCCGCGTGCGCGGTCAGGCCCGCGAGGGGCCGCTGCCCTTCAACGAGCACCTCTCCTTCAAGGACGCCAAGGAGCAGCTGCTGGAGAACTTCGAGCGCGAGTACATCACCAGCGTGCTGGCCCGCTGCGAGGGCAACCTCTCCCGCGCCGCCCGCGAGAGCGGCCTGCACCGCAAGTCCATCGAGCGGCTGGTGAAGAAGTACCAGCTCGATGCCAAGGGTATGAAACCCCGCTGA
- a CDS encoding pilus assembly protein TadG-related protein yields MNPLRPRGQTLVIFALTLLLLTLMVCMTLSIGTKAKEKMELETAADAAAYSQAVATARTYNSISLLNRALMSNMVAMAGVQSLISWAGYYRAVLNEARDSYDTPKTQYELIMAAACACPGPTCNPPMCRCATQAVQDITDTQDKLKQEDDRVDQVFQSLDGQAGLEARALQISSVSDRQNELFDRLLDENLTGSLNIGASIAQELNKGNKWGAQEVKALPASDDVNKVEQDAGQCQQKEGAACRRRDAGHKNHFIWAAMGTRGHAFVTGRSGGANAIRTRLITIITPPDLVTISNDGSGYFADNDGPSHSSEGPTGNKHAWGDDHGNLTTTFLRNQAPCPPGIPGSGSPRAHVRSNDTSGSAGDDEHRWSGQSGGDGGRERQHTMGDCNNCPGMWPPHMDYNWQQVTDNANNFGQPKTYSVMERDLSQRPAKQADPWNLLFTFHFKQSGSGTVFDNTGLKLVSQGGTDISHATALSAGIAYYHRVQQGSYQEPPNFLNPFWRATLVGADVDLQPGDVSDITQTLGAANLQEAQRVVEALNNAGYRAW; encoded by the coding sequence ATGAACCCCCTTCGCCCCAGAGGCCAGACGCTCGTCATCTTCGCGCTGACCCTGCTCCTGCTCACCCTCATGGTGTGCATGACGCTCTCCATTGGCACCAAGGCCAAGGAGAAGATGGAGCTGGAGACGGCCGCTGATGCCGCCGCCTATTCGCAGGCGGTGGCCACCGCCCGCACCTACAACAGCATCTCGCTGCTCAACCGCGCCCTGATGAGCAACATGGTGGCGATGGCGGGCGTGCAGAGCCTCATCTCCTGGGCCGGCTACTACCGGGCCGTGCTGAACGAGGCGCGCGACTCCTACGACACTCCCAAGACGCAGTACGAGCTCATCATGGCCGCGGCCTGCGCCTGCCCCGGTCCCACCTGCAATCCGCCCATGTGCCGGTGCGCCACCCAGGCCGTCCAGGACATCACGGACACGCAGGACAAGCTCAAGCAGGAGGATGACCGCGTCGACCAGGTCTTCCAGAGCCTGGACGGACAGGCGGGCCTGGAGGCGCGCGCGCTGCAGATCTCCAGCGTCAGCGACCGCCAGAACGAGCTGTTCGACCGCCTGCTGGACGAGAACCTCACTGGCTCGCTCAACATCGGCGCGTCCATTGCCCAGGAGCTCAACAAGGGCAACAAGTGGGGCGCCCAGGAGGTCAAGGCGCTGCCCGCCTCGGACGATGTGAACAAGGTCGAGCAGGACGCCGGCCAGTGCCAGCAGAAGGAGGGCGCCGCCTGCCGGCGCCGCGACGCTGGCCACAAGAACCACTTCATCTGGGCGGCCATGGGCACGCGCGGCCACGCCTTCGTCACCGGCCGCTCGGGTGGGGCCAACGCCATTCGCACGCGGCTCATCACCATCATTACCCCGCCGGATCTCGTCACCATCTCCAACGACGGCAGCGGCTACTTCGCCGACAACGACGGCCCCTCGCACTCGAGCGAGGGCCCCACGGGCAACAAGCACGCCTGGGGTGATGACCACGGCAACCTGACGACCACGTTCCTGCGCAACCAGGCCCCGTGCCCGCCGGGCATCCCCGGCTCGGGCTCGCCGAGGGCGCACGTGCGCAGCAACGACACCAGCGGCTCGGCGGGCGACGATGAGCACCGGTGGAGCGGCCAGTCGGGCGGCGATGGCGGCCGCGAGCGGCAGCACACCATGGGCGACTGCAACAACTGCCCGGGCATGTGGCCTCCGCACATGGATTACAACTGGCAGCAGGTCACCGACAACGCCAACAACTTCGGGCAGCCGAAGACCTACTCCGTCATGGAGCGGGACCTGAGCCAGCGGCCCGCCAAGCAGGCCGACCCGTGGAACCTGCTCTTCACCTTCCACTTCAAGCAGAGTGGTTCGGGCACGGTGTTCGACAACACCGGCCTGAAGCTGGTGTCCCAGGGTGGCACGGACATCTCCCACGCGACCGCGTTGTCGGCGGGCATCGCCTACTACCACCGCGTGCAGCAGGGCTCGTACCAGGAGCCTCCCAACTTCCTCAATCCATTCTGGCGCGCCACGCTGGTGGGCGCGGACGTCGACCTGCAGCCGGGCGATGTCTCCGACATCACCCAGACGCTGGGCGCCGCCAATCTCCAAGAAGCGCAGCGCGTCGTCGAGGCGCTCAACAACGCGGGGTACAGGGCATGGTAG